A genomic region of Canis aureus isolate CA01 chromosome 16, VMU_Caureus_v.1.0, whole genome shotgun sequence contains the following coding sequences:
- the LOC144286972 gene encoding CMRF35-like molecule 6 isoform X2, giving the protein MTTWDWMVWLPAALLLLQVPGCSSLRGPDSVSGTVGGSLSVRCQYKEGFRDHDKYWCKSPCVWKKIVETTESQREVTKGRVSIRDHPADLTFTVTLKSLTEGDAGTYKCGIDTLWVDPTFSVVVSVNPGDPSSGRPTSTSVLSTILPASTWSTTTPQETSNSRQRPGPWMESHPVEDQASDGGERSLLSRIYFLLLIFLEVPLLLGFLSAVL; this is encoded by the exons ATGACCACGTGGGACTGGATGGTGTGGCTACCTGCAGCTCTGCTCCTTTTGCAGGTTCCAG GCTGTTCGTCTCTGCGTGGCCCCGACTCCGTGTCGGGCACCGTGGGGGGATCCCTGAGCGTGCGGTGTCAGTACAAGGAGGGATTCAGAGACCATGACAAATACTGGTGCAAAAGCCCATGTGTGTGGAAGAAGATCGTGGAGACCACAGAGTCACAGAGAGAAGTGACGAAAGGCCGCGTGTCCATCAGGGACCATCCTGCAGACCTCACCTTCACAGTGACCTTGAAGAGCCTCACAGAAGGCGATGCAGGAACATACAAGTGTGGGATCGACACACTGTGGGTTGACCCCACCTTCTCCGTTGTGGTGTCTGTGAACCCAG gaGACCCCAGTTCTGGGAGGCCCACCAGCACCTCAGTTCTTTCTACGATCCTTCCAGCATCCACGTGGAGCACCACAACCCCACAGGAGACCTCCAACAGCAGGCAACGTCCTGG GCCCTGGATGGAGAGTCATCCTGTTGAAGACCAGGCCTCTGACGGAGGGGAGAG gtccctgctcagcaggatcTACTTCCTGCTCCTGATCTTCCTGGAGGTGCCCTTGCTCCTGGGCTTCCTCAGTGCTGTTCTCTAG
- the LOC144286972 gene encoding protein CD300H-like isoform X1 translates to MTTWDWMVWLPAALLLLQVPGCSSLRGPDSVSGTVGGSLSVRCQYKEGFRDHDKYWCKSPCVWKKIVETTESQREVTKGRVSIRDHPADLTFTVTLKSLTEGDAGTYKCGIDTLWVDPTFSVVVSVNPGDPSSGRPTSTSVLSTILPASTWSTTTPQETSNSRQRPGERTFPWSPAGLRSQLSGACRNQSPRTGKSKCPGWRVILLKTRPLTEGRGPCSAGSTSCS, encoded by the exons ATGACCACGTGGGACTGGATGGTGTGGCTACCTGCAGCTCTGCTCCTTTTGCAGGTTCCAG GCTGTTCGTCTCTGCGTGGCCCCGACTCCGTGTCGGGCACCGTGGGGGGATCCCTGAGCGTGCGGTGTCAGTACAAGGAGGGATTCAGAGACCATGACAAATACTGGTGCAAAAGCCCATGTGTGTGGAAGAAGATCGTGGAGACCACAGAGTCACAGAGAGAAGTGACGAAAGGCCGCGTGTCCATCAGGGACCATCCTGCAGACCTCACCTTCACAGTGACCTTGAAGAGCCTCACAGAAGGCGATGCAGGAACATACAAGTGTGGGATCGACACACTGTGGGTTGACCCCACCTTCTCCGTTGTGGTGTCTGTGAACCCAG gaGACCCCAGTTCTGGGAGGCCCACCAGCACCTCAGTTCTTTCTACGATCCTTCCAGCATCCACGTGGAGCACCACAACCCCACAGGAGACCTCCAACAGCAGGCAACGTCCTGG GGAGAGGACATTTCCCTGGAGTCCTGCAGGATTGAGGAGCCAGCTCTCAGGTGCCTGCAGAAATCAGTCTCCAAGGACAGGAAAGAGCAAGT GCCCTGGATGGAGAGTCATCCTGTTGAAGACCAGGCCTCTGACGGAGGGGAGAG gtccctgctcagcaggatcTACTTCCTGCTCCTGA